In the genome of Candoia aspera isolate rCanAsp1 chromosome 1, rCanAsp1.hap2, whole genome shotgun sequence, one region contains:
- the CACTIN gene encoding splicing factor Cactin, with protein MGSRSRSRSRERRRRRSRSRSEEGESRGRRRRRDREGSSEEENQKWGKKKEKSRDQHHKRHKRHSSHHREQSPSSDSSSEKRGRRSERRGKKNRKRSESRSSVSSMTSPSPSHSQSSKGDLGEQLSLQERLKLKEEKKKQRELMKALETPEEKRARRLAKKEAKERKKREKMGWGEEYMGYTNTDNPFGDNNLLGAFIWSKALEKKGIGHLEEKELKDRNKRIQEENRLELQKVKQLRLEREREKAMREQELEMLQREKEAEHFKTWEEQEDNFHLQQAKLRSKIRIRDGRAKPIDLLAKYISAEDDDLAVEMHEPYTFLNGLTVSDMEDLLEDIQVYMELEQGKNVDFWRDMTIITEDEIAKLRKLEASGKGPGERREGVNASVSSDVQSVFKGKTYNQLQVIYQGIEGKILAGGPNLDIGYWESLLQQLKAYMARARLRERHQDVLRQKLYKLKQEQGVESEPLFPILKKEPPSPDAASNSHRLEPEESAPAQPGPSSAEPGPEPEAEAKAEGDGEAVLIEEDLIQQSLDDYDAGKYSPRLLTSHELPFDAHVVEADEDLQRLLLSRQQLQVTGDASESAEDIFFRRAKEGMGADEAQFSVEMPLTGKAYLWADKYRPRKPRFFNRVHTGFEWNKYNQTHYDFDNPPPKIVQGYKFNIFYPDLIDKRSTPEYFLEACPDNKDFATLRFHAGPPYEDIAFKIVNREWEYSHRHGFRCQFANGIFQLWFHFKRYRYRR; from the exons ATggggtccaggtccaggtccaggtccagagAACGGCGTCGGCGGAGAAGCCGGTCTAGGTCTGAAGAGGGAGAAAGtcggggaaggagaagaagaagagatcggGAAGGGAG ctcagaGGAAGAGAACCAGAaatggggaaagaaaaaggaaaaaagcagggACCAGCATCACAAGAGACACAAGAGGCACTCTTCACATCACCGGGAGCAGTCCCCCAGCTCAGATTCCTCTTCAGAAAAAAGGGGCCGCAGAAGCgagaggagggggaagaagaacCGGAAGCGTTCTGAATCCAGGTCCTCAGTGTCTTCCATGACGTCCCCTTCGCCCTCCCACTCACAGAGCTCCAAAGGTGACCTGGGTGAGCAGCTAAGCCTCCAGGAGCGCTTGAAattgaaagaagagaagaaaaaacagaggGAGCTGATGAAGGCTCTTGAAACCCCGGAAGAGAAACGGGCCCGTCGTCTGGCCAAAAAGGAGGCCAAGGAGCGAAAAAAACGGGAGAAGATGGGATGGGGAGAAGAGTATATGGGTTACACCAATACTGACAACCCTTTTGGGGACAACAACCTGCTAGGTGCTTTCATCTGGAGCAAG GCTCTGGAAAAAAAGGGAATTGGACACTTAGAGGAAAAAGAATTGAAGGACCGGAACAAGCGGATCCAAGAGGAAAATCGCCTTGAGTTGCAGAAG GTGAAACAGCTCCGCTTGGAGCGGGAGCGGGAAAAGGCCATGAGGGAGCAAGAGCTGGAGATGCTGCaaagggagaaagaagcggaGCATTTCAAGACGTGGGAGGAGCAAGAGGACAACTTCCATCTTCAGCAAGCCAAGCTACG CTCCAAAATCCGGATCCGAGATGGGCGGGCCAAGCCGATTGATCTCTTGGCAAAATACATCAGTGCTGAAGACGATGACTTGGCGGTGGAGATGCACGAACCTTACACTTTTCTAAACGGACTCACAGTCTCCGACATGGAAGATCTACTAGAAGACATCCAG GTTTACATGGAGCTGGAGCAAGGGAAGAATGTGGATTTCTGGAGAGACATGACCATCATCACCGAAGATGAAATAGCCAAGCTCCGGAAACTGGAGGCTTCTGGGAAAGGACCTG GAGAGCGTCGTGAAGGGGTGAATGCCTCAGTTAGTTCTGATGTACAATCTGTCTTCAAGGGGAAGACCTACAACCAGTTGCAAGTGATCTACCAGGGAATCGAGGGCAAGATCCTGGCTGGGGGACCCAACTTGGACATTGGCTACTGGGAGAGTCTGCTCCAGCAGCTCAAGGCATACATGGCACGGGCCAG GCTGCGTGAACGGCACCAGGATGTCCTGCGCCAGAAGCTGTACAAGCTCAAACAAGAACAAGGGGTGGAAAGTGAGCCCCTTTTCCCCATCCTCAAAAAAGAGCCTCCATCTCCAGATGCTGCCAGTAATAGTCACAG GCTAGAGCCAGAGGAAAGTGCCCCAGCACAGCCCGGTCCCTCTTCCGCGGAGCCTGGCCCTGAACCGGAAGCTGAAGCCAAGGCTGAGGGGGACGGAGAAGCGGTGCTGATCGAGGAGGACCTTATTCAGCAGAGCCTGGATGACTATGATGCTGGCAAGTACAGCCCCCGGCTGCTCACCTCCCATGAGCTCCCCTTTGACGCTCACGTGGTGGAAGCCGACGAGGACCTCCAGCGCCTGCTGCTCTCCCGGCAGCAGCTCCAGGTCACAG GCGATGCCAGCGAGAGTGCCGAGGACATCTTCTTCCGCCGTGCCAAGGAGGGGATGGGGGCCGACGAGGCCCAGTTCAGCGTGGAAATGCCATTGACTGGCAAGGCCTACCTGTGGGCTGACAAGTACCGTCCCCGCAAGCCCCGTTTCTTCAACCGGGTGCACACCGGATTCGAGTGGAACAAGTACAACCAGACCCACTACGATTTTGACAACCCCCCGCCCAAGATCGTGCAGGGCTACAAGTTTAACATCTTCTACCCAGACCTGATCGACAAACGCTCCACCCCAGAATACTTCCTGGAGGCTTGCCCAGACAACAAGGACTTTGCCACCCTGCGTTTCCATGCCGGACCTCCCTACGAAGACATCGCCTTCAAGATCGTCAACCGGGAGTGGGAGTACTCTCACCGGCATGGCTTCCGCTGCCAGTTTGCCAATGGGATCTTCCAGCTGTGGTTCCACTTCAAGCGCTACCGTTACCGGCGCTGA